The Glycine soja cultivar W05 chromosome 9, ASM419377v2, whole genome shotgun sequence sequence AATCCTGACCTACTTTAGTTTGTTCTTGGACCACCAAAATGCTTGGACAATGTTATCACTCACCATAACCCATTGAGATTGGAGGTGCATTGTCACAATCACAAAGGCAAGCCACAACAACATAGGATAGAGAGCAAAAAGGTTGGGGCTGTGAATCTTCTAAACGTGAAGTGAGGATGAGCCATGAGCAATTAGACTATTCTTATTTCTCTAAAAGGGTTAAAGAATGTTGGGCTTCAAGTGTTTAACCGTCTTCTATACTCTACTTAAACGCTAACCCATTAAAACCCATCCATTttgccaaaataaaaattaaatttttcagtTACAAAGCAGATCGGATCAAGTAAATTTGTACCCTCTTATTAAACAGAATCTAACCCGACTCATTTACATGCCTACacatatatattctatatttaatttaatttagattaataattatatcaatCATGTGCTATATTTATTTtggattaagattttttttttaaaatgcactaGTTTTGgaacaaacaaaaatttatctACACGACGTAAGTGTATCCCAATTAaccttaataataaaataaaaacaacaggTGGATATTGAATAACGAATATGCATCGTATCATcatcaatatttatatatttgtagtATAGAGTACTGCTAAATATTAAGACACAGCGGGGTCCGAGCCTGAGCGTGACTGTCAAATCTTacatattctctctctctcttcctctttctctgtctctctctatATCTCTCTCTTCAATTCTCAGAGACGAATTCATAGGACAAGTCTCTCACTCCAGAGATTCCATTCAATCGCTGATCTTAATCACTCTTTTACCTTTCAGTCTCAcacctaaaagaaaaaaaatataatgttttggTTTCAGAAGGtatgaattttataatatatgtgTGTAATGAATGATAATGTTGTTATTAGAACATGACTCTTAATAAAGTAGTTGATTATTTTGCTTGGTTGAATTTTTTGTATATGGataaaaaatgtgaattttgCTCTCTCGTCCTTGTTTATTCTTAATCTTCGTTTTTGGGTCGCGCATTGATTTTATCGGCTCCATGTTTTTCATGTTTCGCTGCTGTTTCCTTCTTATAAGGttatctttttccttcttgaaataaaatattctaagaagatctatctcCACAATTTAATGGGATGGAGATGCGTTAGAACTTGGAATCATCAAACTCAATTTTTTGTCCTTCTACCCAATTACCCAATTTTCTGTTACTAGATATTATGCTGCTGCAGATTTTCCAAGTACGTcagaacattttaattttttttgttatattacttttgattttttccATAGTTATTATTTCTGTCAATTGGAGATTATTAAACTTGGTTTTGGTTTTATTCAATGAATGTGTATGTTCGCCGAATTAGGTCAATTTATCTTTAGCATCTTGGACgattacttctttttattttttgtttttgttttccatAATGTTGTCTAGAAAAAAGGTTAATGATGTTGTCCCTGTAAACCTTCATAGCCTCATATATAATCTACTCTGCATCATTgactgattttaattttaattttttgggtcTTTGAGCTTTAGGTAGCTGTTTCCTGAGTGCAATATAAAAAGGTTCCCTTTTATGGAAATGGAATCTTCTTTTTTCCCAACtcaaaaaaagtaagaataaaAGCTTATTATTAGTACCtataatgatgataataatagtaataatatgcTTATAGTCTGATTCCTCTGGAAAAAGGAACTCATGGAGGTCATGATTTCTCCTACCCTGCTGCTTGCTGTTGTTGTCTCATCTGCCCAAATGCCTTAAACAATTCCAAAACTGGTCATGTTTTGTctatctctgtttttttttttccttcatcgACAAATGTTTGTTAgtgttgttaatttttgttaacgaGGAGGATTTGAACCTCTTTTACCATTATACCAATCTTATATCTCTTTTGTCTATCTCAGTGTTGTGGTTAGTGCAGGCCATTGCAGATAGCggatattattatcattattattattgttattattattatggataaatttaataaaaaaaatgactatagtgtggtattattttttatatatactttctcaATTCTCACCCTTTGCTCATGATGCAGGGTTGGTTCTGACTTGAGAATTAGGTTTTGATTCAAAGAGAGGAATGGAGGGTGACACATTCAATGGTGCTCAGATTGATGCCAAGATCATGCAGACATTTAAGAAGAACTTTGTTCAAGTTCAAGACATTTTTGATCAGAACAGGCTACTCATCAATGAGATAAACCAGAACCATGAGTCTAAGGTACCTGATAACCTCACCAGGAATGTGGGGCTAATTAGGGAGCTCAACAACAACATCAGAAGAGTTTATGACCTATATGTCGATCTTTCGAGTTCCTTTACCAAGTCGATGGAAGTTACTTCAGAGGGGGATTCAAGTGGTGGTGCTGTGAAATCATCAGATGGGAAAGCAGGCCACAAAAGACACAGGCCTGTGTAGAGGAGAGTTTGGTTGGTTTCTTTGTGATTCTTTTGCTTGGTGGAGAAGTTCAATTtgtgttgaaaaatgaaaagtttaACACAAAGATTAGAAGATTGTGCTATAGTTGAAGAAGCTCTATTTTGTATTGTAGCACATCACTTACTCcttatatttcaaataaaacaatatgaTATATTGATTTTCCTCCACAGTTACTCTCATTGTAACCTTGTAATCTGGGGTCTAATAGAAATCTAGCATGGTTGTGTGCAACCAATTCAATCATGCTGCTGTTGTTCAAAGTGAAAATAAGaaagtcttttattttatttttggttaatgtgttctttttttcattttgattctGTCATGGAATGTAATTTACATATGTGCAAGATTGTATGAAGCATGCTTTGAAGTTTTATTAACAACTTTTTCTCAATGTCAAATGGAGCAAGAGGGTCTTCATAAATCTTTTgttcttcattccttttgataGGAACTTGTCACTAAACCTTTATTCTCTTTACAAGTTCAACCCAAAATGTTGTTCCTAGTTCTCACTTTAGCTAATAGCTGAAATTGAGAAGGGTATGCAGATACTGTTTTAGGTCCATAATAACAAGAGCTTCCTCCTTTACTGAAAAATACTGTTCCTGATTTTATTATTCCTGTGTGTCCTTGTGGGTGTAAGAACTAAGAAGAGTACAAACATGAATACATGTGCACGAAGATGCCCTGAAACAGTGGGAAGAAAGCAGCTTTAGTCTATCTTTTTGGTTCCCAATCACACACTACAGCCACAGGAACAGAATCTCAGATCAGATAAGAAACGATGTGCCTTTGacatattattttaatctttataccAAATGAATGGTATTGGATGGGAAATTAAAGTATTATATATGGAAAATGATGTATTATGCACACCCATTTGTTAGTAAATACTCAGGcacatagaaataaaataatagatgtCATAGATATGATATAATATGATAAGAAGaaatatatagagaaaaaatgataaatgttgATGAGGTGTTTGTTTGttgatttgtaaaaaaatattattcaaacaaAGCAATAGAGTCTCTGGAATAATGATCACATCCCTTGGATATACCCCGAGTGGTAACAGAgagaatagaagaaaaaataaagagaaaatatcATTGATgatatgagaagaaagaaaattgaaaaaaaaaggtgtataATGAAAGTAAAAATTGGAATGTAAAAAGCCAGAGTtgacatgaaaatacaaatagTGGCTCCAACAAGACAAGGGACCCAAAGGTTCCTTTTGGGATGAAActgaaattctccattcttatcCCTTCCTTCCAAGGTTCTTAATTACTCTTTTATTATATAGTTGTCTTCCTTTTCAACTGTCCATCTTTTATATTGAAcaattgtatttatatttaatttttaaaacataaaagagaGATTAGAGGAGAAGAACTGAGAAATATTTGATAAGATAcatgacaaaaaagaaaaataaaagtgtatataaactataaaaaaaattgtgtataaTTAAATAGTGTTTCTCCTTTTTAGTCTTTCTTTTATATTAGATGTTTAGGTGAGTTAGGTTCTTTAGCACTTATCAGAGTCAAAATGAACCTTGAGAATTAAGGAgtgtttacatatatatacttaCATAATAATAGTTTGATTTTTATCAATCAATAAAACCAATCTTTGTTggtatctttcttttttattccacTAATGCAATAAATGTCCACAATGACAAACCATGTAGTTGATAATTCTCTGGCTTGGGATTTCTCTCTCTCCCTGATTGAGCAAATGTCTTTGTTGATGGACCCACAGTGGCAGCCTAATTTCCAGATCTCAGTAAAAGAGGCCCACATGAGTGATTGCTGAAAATGGCCTGTTTCTGGTTTAGATTTTGCACATTGAAGGATGATACCTTTTCCTTATCTACAAAATTGATCCCTCTGTCCGTACTCTATATTCACAATCAATTTACTCAGGATCAAACTATAATTGTTAGACCATCATGTGTCCATGCCCCTCTTGGCCTTACATTTGAGAAATCGAATATTAAGTATCACATATCTTGTCCTACacacaaagtgatgaaatataaCAGTAAGGCTTTCATATGCAATAATCATTATGACTTCAAGAGTCACTTAATCTCTTTCAAAGGTTCAGGAAAGGTGTGGAATTCTTACCTTCACATATTGATTCATTATTAAGGACTAGTAGTGGCTTTTTGCACTATTACGTGTACAAAATTTACTCGTTTCTTGAACAAACGAGGCAGAATGATTATATGATAGTAACGCATGTTGAGTGACTTAACACTATATATTAATGATTAACCTATGTCCTTAACatagagaataaaaattaaaaaaagtgggGGAAGGGAGGGGAGGTTTTGGGAACTGTGTCAAAAATGCATATGCATGCTACGTTTGAGGTTGTCATTAAGGGCTATAGAAAATCAGATATAAAAAATGGGTTTGGTCCCTACACAAGCCAAGACAAATTAAACATTGTCTAGTACATAACATGTGCAGTGGGAATCTACTTTTGCCTTTCTTTCCCTTTGTTCCTTGCATCTCCAGCAAATAGGTTGGAAAGGAGGTCATCTCTAGTTTGCACTTTAAAagctaatttataataataatgaaacttATTGATATCTACATCATTGGTTGAAACCAATTACAGTAATTAATTCGACTATAATAATCCTATGCCCCATGTCGCAAATGTTTGATTGTGACTAAATGACACTCataataatttgataattttagtaAGTTTGTTATCctgttccttttttttctttcttttaaaaaaaccaagTTCCACTTTTTGACGTTTCGAAAAGACACAGAATTATTAGAATTGGGTACTCTAAGAATATTAATAAACTTTATGACGTAGACCTCGCTTGGTGATCCTCAAACGTCCCCAAATTATGATTTAGGGATTTATATTGGATGGTCTTGCACAAAGATCATGTTTCAACGCTCTTTGAAGGAAGAATGCcactaggaaaaaaaataaaaaaagaaagaaagaagaggataagaaattgaatatatatatatatatatatatatatatatatatatatatatatatatatattatttgtgaaTTTTAAAGTGACTAACCTATATACTCAAATACAAGGGCAAAAATAGGATTTCATATAAAAACGACTTTGAAAAATTCTGGAAAATTTTGGGTAGACTTAAAACAAGTGCAGAAGCTTAGCATAAAATTTTTAGGATAAAATAACTTTGTTTTAtgagtttttgaatttttaaagtttaaggATATCAGAGAAAAGAATTACGTACGATTATTCTTCTGATTAAATTATGTTCAAAATAtttgatcaaaaggtataaattaGGAATAAATGCAATTAGATTTGAGATAGCACAAAGATTTTAAAAAGACTCaagtgaaattaatttaattcctacataatatttataatttatgttgTCCATTTACATTGGAACACTAGGGTATGAAACTCTATTAATGTTCGGGTTGCATGCTAGGACGACCTTATTCTCCTGTCTTTAAAGTGGTTGTTTGGTTAgacttaaaatttttatagttaaacGTATTTGATTTGGAGTAAATTATGAGATAAGTGACGTTCTAAAAAGTTTATGTGAAAGCGTACTCGTGATAATTGTTAAGGTTGTTTGGTAGGACCTCATGTCTTTTTATAGAGATTGCTTGGTGAGATCTCCATCAATACATTTATAGGGGTTGCTTGGTAGGATCTTTGTCATGATAATTGTTAAGGTTGTTTGGTAGGACCTCATATCAATTTATAGAGGTTGCTTGGTAGGATCTGGCATGGCATTTATAAGGATTGCTTGGTAGGACGactactagaaagaatggtttTAATATcgttacattaacatcggttttttcaaaaatagatgttaacaaactcatgttaacatcgacttttttaaaaactgatgttgaccctaattataaattaaacccAGACATTGTCATTCTCATTTGATTCAATCTGTCGCGCGCCCAAACCTTGTGTCCAAATCCAAACTCTCATGTTGTTGTCGCTTCCATTATTGCCACCGTTGTCTCTGTGCTCGTCAAATTTGTGGTCATCGCCTGTCGCAGTTGGTTGTGACTACTTCTGTTTGTGCTCGTGACTGTCGTCTTGAGCCCTAGGTTCTCATTGTCGATGCTGGTATAGAGCTTTCGTCATCACCGCCGCCAGTTTCAGGTTCCTTTCTTCTCTTCATTGTGTTTGTCAGCTTCTCGTGCCCGGTGTGTCATTTCTCAATTTTAGTTTCAGCTTCTCGTGCTCAGTGTGTCGTTTCTTAGCTTCTCTTCATTATGTCGCTATACTAGTATATGTAATCTGTGATGTCGATTAATTTGTAATCCAATAATAGTCTATTAAATGAAATGTGTTTGGTTAAATTTTGAATGTTAGTTACAGGAAAGCAGATTCATAAGTTGAATTATGTGCATAAGGGTATGTTAGTGTGTGACTTCATGTTAGCATACATGATTTGAATATGTGGTTGAAAGGGTAGATATTATGCTAAAGACTCTATTTAGGGTATGTTCTAATGAGTTTAGAACCCACTCTAGTCTATTGAATGATTTACTCATAACAGGAACACTATGACATATTATACTTGAAGGAATTGTTGAATCTTGCTCATGTAGGTACCCTATCTTTGACATTATTATGTAATCTGCACAAATTGAATCTACATTAGCCTTTTTAGATTTGCAAATTTTCACATCTTATCTTTCAAACTCAATCGAACTCACCTCATTTTATTTTGCTATAatttatatcaatatttttcttataatcatATCATATGTGAGTAATTGTTCGGTGATTTGGGTTTTGATTGTATTTGTGTGCAAATTAAGTGAGTTTAACCTTGGTTCTGTGAATGATATACCTTACCTCTAGTCATGTTAAAACAGAACCTAAGTGTAGATTATCAAAAAGTCCTAAGTTCTACATATTGATACACTATGCAAGTTATGCAAGATAGGTGCTTGTATATGTTGTTGAAAACATGCTACACTTTTGCCTTGTGGTATGAGATGCATTGTGATTGACATAGATCTTGGTTTTTAATGCCCTTTGGTATTTGTAGGCTTGTGTGTCTTCTTTGTGATGCAATTGATCCCAtgtcattttgatttttgtacattttttgatgatttttataGTGTGAGTGATTTACTGCATGGTTGCTGTAATACAACAATAAAATGCTATGTTATAAACATCTTGACACttggtttgtattttaattgaaaatagacTTAATAAGGGTTCTATAGGATTTGGAACTACTCAAATtgcttttatcttcaatttataCCAATATCATCTTTAAGGCATGTTAATCATGATTGGACATGGCAGCATGCTCATTAGTGAAATTTGTATAACTATGGCTCTAGCTTTTTCGATTTTACATGTACTCCAAAGGCCAAACTTAGTTAAACTTATTGCAACTTGTGTTCTAGTGCTCATAGTAGTGATTGATTTCTTTTACTTCCTAAATCAGAGGGTCTAATTAGTCaacaatgatatattttttttacactttcttataatgtttaaaatattttttaaaaaatttcttaacaaatatTCTAAGAgtattaattagtaatatttttaattaaaattaatataaatgatttttgttaaaataattattcttaaacttaataattttatttgtatataattaaATGTGAGTATAAAAAAGTCAATGTATTTgaattaattctttattttaacaattagtcaaatcactttttttttctctgtgtgTTGTACATTGAGCAGCCCctagtataattttaataaaaaagtagcactttatttttgagaaaaatggttatttatttatctataattttaaaatttttaacatgacattaattattatattttcaattatatcCTTATAGTatagtaagaaaaaaattgtataaaatactAAAGTAATGAATGACAGATAAActctatattaaaaaatactaaatattttagtaaaaatgatatttttagttattttgtgtATGATAACCTAAAATGATGGATAAAAGAAATGGATGAAATAATGGACAACGGTGATTAACTAATTATTATGGAAAATCTTACACCATAGATTGCACATTAaagttgatatttatttatttaaaacttacttttttaaaaaaattaaatattttatggcAAAAGTccataaaaacttaatttttttgtcactaCAGATATTCTCATCACAATTTTATGTGAAGAGTGTAAAACCTTTTTAATGaacttgttaaataaaaatGGTAAGATTGATACATTACTAGAAAATAAGGTTTTTATATCAgttatttaagactttcaacatcggttattaatcgatgttgaaagtactgaTGTAGAAAGTAGTAccgttaacattgatttttcaaaaccgatgttaactaataaatacaacattggttatttaaataactgatgttatatgataagaattatgaaaaataattataaatctacatatcaacatcggttttttaaaaaactgatgttaaatgtTCTAAAATAACATTGATGTTAAATGTCgctaacaacatcgattttttaaaaattgatgttaaatgttctaaaacaacattggttttttaaaaaattgatattaaatgtcccttacaacatcaattttttaaaaaatcgatgttaaatgtcactaacaacatcgattttttaaaaactaatgttgtaagtgacatttaacatcggtttttttcaataaccgatgttattttagaacttttttttaacatgtttttttttcgataaactcaaaattaacctgcaaattttaaaaccaGACCATACaacataaaattttcattatgttttgaaacagtttttaTCAGAAATTCCATGAGAAATTTACTAATTACTATGAATTTAAAGCATATATTAATGTTGAGacttgaattgtaaaaaatgtaaagtaaggaaatataaactacaattacaaaattgtctaaacatcctaagtttcatttttaactttcaaatagtactttgcccactggatgcgaagtgtcttcaatctctctggttccaatggtgTAGCATCagtgaaatactgcatgatataataaaacataagttaataatatattaacaatcataacaaaatgaaatttggtgaattaaaaattaccattttccaattattcttgaaatttcCTAAGAATATATTTGACA is a genomic window containing:
- the LOC114425806 gene encoding protein ELF4-LIKE 3-like, whose amino-acid sequence is MEGDTFNGAQIDAKIMQTFKKNFVQVQDIFDQNRLLINEINQNHESKVPDNLTRNVGLIRELNNNIRRVYDLYVDLSSSFTKSMEVTSEGDSSGGAVKSSDGKAGHKRHRPV